In Rhodococcus qingshengii JCM 15477, the sequence CGGCACCGCGGCAGCAGCAGCTTTCGAGAAACTTCAGACCACGCTGGCTGGGTGTGCGGAGTATTCGGGAACCGATGCCGACGGAACGACAATCACCTATCGCGTCGGCGGAGCGTCGGACCCGAACATCGGCGACGCGTCTTTCGCTTTCCGAATCATCACGGAGAGTGGCGGTTTCACCTTGGTTGCCGACGCGATCGTGGCCGTAGTCGGGACGACGTTGACTCAGCTGTCCGCGACGGCGCCGAGTCCGATCGCCCCCGATGTTCTCCTCTCGATGGCATCGGCCGCCGCAGATCGCCTGCGCGCACAAACGCCCTGACAACGAGCGGATTGGTCCCGTCTCGGCCTTTCGCGAATGATTCGGGACCACAGACCCTTTGACAACTGCCCGTCCACACTGAACGGTGAGAGTAGGTACGAAACAGACCAACGCGACACACTGATGTGAGGAGCCAGAGTTCATGCCGGAACCCAGAAGGTCAGATCACACCGATTACGTAGCCGTCAATCCGATCTTCTCGAGGCCTGGCGAGGATTCGGTTGCATCGAAGTACACACTCGAACCCGATGGCATGCTTCCCGAGACCGCGTATCAGATCGTCCACGACGAAACGATGCTCGACGGCAATGCGCGGCTCAATCTCGCGACGTTCGTCAGCACGTGGATGGACGATCACGCCACCAAACTGTATGCCGAGTCGTTCGACAAGAACATGATCGACAAGGACGAGTATCCGCAGACCGCCGCGATCGAAACCTATTGCTGGCGCATCCTTGCCGATCTCTGGCACTCACCCTCCCCCAAGGACGCAATCGGCACCTCGACGATCGGTTCGTCCGAAGCCTGCATGCTCGGCGGCCTGGCGATGAAACGACGCTGGCAGCACGCACGAAAAGCCGCGGGCAAGTCGACCGAAAAGCCAAATCTCATCATGAGTTCCGCGGTCCAGGTGTGCTGGGAGAAGTTCTGCAACTACTGGGACGTCGAAGCGCGTTACGTGCCGATCAGCGAGGAACACCGCACCCTCGACGGTCACGATCTGGACAAGTACGTCGACGAGAACACCATCGGCGTCGTCGCGATCATGGGCGTCACCTACACCGGGATGTACGAGCCGGTCCTGGAAATCTCGAAGGCACTCGATGAGATCCAGGCGAAGACGGGACTCGACGTCCCCATCCACGTCGACGGCGCTTCCGGTGCGATGATCGCACCGTTCCTTCAGCCCGAACTCGAATGGGATTTCCGACTACCGCGCGTCCACTCCATCAACACCTCGGCGCACAAGTACGGGCTCGTCTATCCCGGCCTCGGATGGGTGGTCTGGCGATCGCAGGATCTACTTCCCGACGACCTCGTCTTCAAGGTGAGCTACCTCGGCGGCAGTATGCCGACCTTCGCACTGAACTTCTCGCGTCCCGGCGCTCAGGTGATCCTGCAGTTCTACTTGTTCCTGCGTCTCGGCCACGACGGCTATCGCGCGATCCAGCAGTCCTCCCAGGACGTGGCGAAATTTCTCGCCGAAGGGATCGGGAAACTCGACGCGTTCGAACTGTGGAACGACGGTTCCGACATCCCGGTCTTCGCGTGGCGCCTCGCCGAGGGGCACACGTCCAACTGGACGCTGTACGACCTCTCGGACCGGTTGCGAGGCAAGGGCTGGTTGGTGCCGGCCTACCCCATGCCGGACGATCTCGCGGATCTGACAGTGCAGCGCATCGTGGTTCGTAACGGACTGAGCATGGACCTGGCGGCCAATCTGCTGCGCATCATCGAAGAGGAAACCGCGTTCCTCGACGAACTGGACAGCCCGATGCCGCGGCCGCGCGTCACCGAGGGATTCCATCACTGACGTCGCTTACCACGTGAAGAGCGGCCGCCCACTCCCCTTCGGGAGTCGGCGGCCGCTCTGGTGTTTCAGGTGTTACCGAGAGATCAAGCAGCGCAAGCCGGCGAGGTCAGACCTGCAACGCCGACGATCTGGCAAGCCGTGGTCTTCGAGAGCTTCCAGACGCCGTCTTCGTAGACGAACGAAGCCTGCAGGCCCTGCTGCAGCGGCTGGCCGTTGACGACGATGTTCAGCGAAGCTGCTGCCGTCTCGCTGCCCGTGTCGGTGACCGGGTCGAGGATCTCGACCTGCGCGCCGGCAGCCTTGGCGGCAGCGGCGACCTGGTTGATCAGCTCGGGATCAGCCTCGGCGCCCTGGACGAGGTTGACCTTGTCTGCGGCCGGAACGCTCTCGTCGAGTGCCTGAGCGACCTTGGCGTTGAGCTCAGGGGCGGTCGGCAGAACAACCTCGGACGTGGGTGCCGCAGAGGTGGTGGTCGTGGGCTTCGCCGAAGTCGTCTTGTCGGAGTCTCCTCCGTCTGAACCACACGCGGTCATCGTCAGGGCTGCTGCGATCGCCACGGCTGCAACGGTCATCTTCTGAAGCTTCAACTTCTCAGTCCTATCCATTCGGGTGTTCACATTCGAGCGTCAGTCGAACATCGTGCTTGCTCGAGGATCGTCGACAACATTACCCAACGGTAAGCGGAAAAAGTCTAAGGACATCCTCAGAGAAGGCTGTCGACCGCATCTGCTACCGCGAGCACCTCATCCGATTCGGCGAAGGTTTTGGCTATTCCCGTTCCGCTGGAACGGGTTTCGAAGCGAACGGTGACCACACCGTGCCCGGCGCCCTGCACCCAACCGTGTCCGTATTCTGGATGCTTCACGTCCAAACCGGGGTGCCAGTAGCGCTGAGGCACGCGTGCGGCCACCGGAACGTCGAGTTCAGCCTCATCGAGGGCGCCCGTGAGAGTCTCGACCGGATAGCCGGGAACATCCTGATCCAACTCGGGAAAAAGTGATCCTTGCCGAACGGTGGACAAACCGGCGAATCCCACACCGACCAGGCGAATCGGCCCCAATTCCTGTGGATCGATGACCTGTTTCTGCGCAGTCGCGATGAGGATTTGGCGGTCGATGGTGGCAAACGGCAGCGTCACGGATCGAGTCAAGATACTCATATCGGACTTCTTGAGCTTCAGTACGACGGTGCGAGCAGCTCTTCCGTCCTTCTCCAGCCTGGAAAATGCTGCACGACCACTACTTTCGACGGCGGCGCGCAGTTGCGCCATCGTGACGATGTCTGCGGCGAAAGTGGATTCCGCGCTGATCTGCTTGGATTCGGCACGCTCGGCGACCGGCCGATCGTCGATCCCCTGTGCGAGCCGATGCAACCCCGGTCCGACAGTGGTTCCGAGTATCGACGCCACCTCCGCTATGGGAGTGCGGGCAAACCCTCCGATGGTTTCGATGCCGAGACGCTTGAGCTTTTCCTCGGCAACAGGGCCGATCCCCCAGAGCTTCCGCACCGGCAGTGGATCGAGCAACTCGTGCTGCATCCCGGGAGGAATGACTGCGACGCCGTCGGGCTTTGCCAGTCCCGACGCGATCTTGGCGACCTGCTTACCTGCGCCGGCACCGATCGAGGCGACCAACCCGGTCTCGGCTTTGATCAACGCCCGCAAATCTTCGCAAAACGCGCGGACCTCGTCAGCTCCGACACCGGCCAACTCCACCGGCTCCCCGAAAGCCTCGTCCACCGACAGTTGCTCGAGGATCGGCATACGAAGGCGCAACGCGTCGAACGTGCGTTTACTCAGAACCGAATACAACGACATCCGCGGTGGCAATACCACCGCTCCACCACCGACCATCCGGCGTGCTTGATGCATCGGCATCGCCGAACGCGCACCGAAAACTCTCGCTTCGTAACTTGCCCCGGCCACCACTCCGCGCCCGCCCAAGCCGCCGACCAGCACCGGGCGACCTCGCAGCGTGGGACGGGTCAACTGCTCGGCGGAGGCGAAAAACGCATCCATGTCGAGATGCAGCACCCACCTGCGACTTCGTGTGGGATCACCTTGATTCATCGGGAGTTACGGTTCTCTCAAAAGTAGGTGCAGAATCTACGTCCGCGCCTTCTTCTTGGGCGACTTCTTCTTCGGCAGCGGCAATACGTCGGCAGTCCGTTGAATGAAGGCGTGCAGGTGATCGAGGTCCTGCAACCGTTCCTCCGTCACCCGGTAGTAATCCTTCGCTCCCGGGTACGGCGGAGCCAGATCCGCCTCTGATCCGAACTCCGCACTGACCTCGGTGGGTTTGACGAACAGAACGTCTCCGCAGATCAAGCCCACGATCTTCTCGTCGCAATACAATCCGTACTCGCCGAACATCGCCCTTGCCCGCACGTCGAGCGGTTCCAACTGCTCGAGAATGCGCGCCACGGTTTCCTTGCTCGTACTCATGAGAGCAAACTACTCCGGCACCCCGACATACAGACATTCTTCGGGGAGCCGGAGTAGTTACGGCGGTATTAGACCTTCGTGATCGCGGCGCGGATACCGTCACCGAGATCGACGGCGTCGTCTCCCGCTTCACCCACCGAGAAGGAGGTGGCCAGAACCTCACCGGCGATCAATTCGCGATGACGCTCTGCCCACTCCTTGCAGTCCTGCGGAACCTCGAGCACGACGTTGATCCGGTCCGAGACGTCCAAACCGGCGGCACGACGCGCATCCTGCAACTGACGGATACGGTCCTTCGCCCAGCCCTCGGCTTCGAGTTCCTCCGTCACGACGGAATCGAGTACGACGAGTCCCGCACCGTCGGGCAATGCAGCCGTCGAATCAGGCTCGGCTGCAACCAGTTTCTGCGTGTACTCCTCGGGCAGCAGTTCGATGCCCGCCGCAACCACGACGCCGTCCGCGTTCTCGGTCCAGTCGCCCGCCTTGACCGCCTTGATGACAGTCTGAACGGACTTGCCCAGACGCGGTCCTGCAGCACGCGCATTGACCGCGATCTCGAAGCGCCCGTGCACGTCGACGTCATCGGTCAGATCGACCTTCTTGACGTTGACCTCGTCGGCGATCAGTCCGAGGAACGGACGCAGA encodes:
- a CDS encoding glutamate decarboxylase yields the protein MPEPRRSDHTDYVAVNPIFSRPGEDSVASKYTLEPDGMLPETAYQIVHDETMLDGNARLNLATFVSTWMDDHATKLYAESFDKNMIDKDEYPQTAAIETYCWRILADLWHSPSPKDAIGTSTIGSSEACMLGGLAMKRRWQHARKAAGKSTEKPNLIMSSAVQVCWEKFCNYWDVEARYVPISEEHRTLDGHDLDKYVDENTIGVVAIMGVTYTGMYEPVLEISKALDEIQAKTGLDVPIHVDGASGAMIAPFLQPELEWDFRLPRVHSINTSAHKYGLVYPGLGWVVWRSQDLLPDDLVFKVSYLGGSMPTFALNFSRPGAQVILQFYLFLRLGHDGYRAIQQSSQDVAKFLAEGIGKLDAFELWNDGSDIPVFAWRLAEGHTSNWTLYDLSDRLRGKGWLVPAYPMPDDLADLTVQRIVVRNGLSMDLAANLLRIIEEETAFLDELDSPMPRPRVTEGFHH
- a CDS encoding DNA polymerase IV, whose amino-acid sequence is MNQGDPTRSRRWVLHLDMDAFFASAEQLTRPTLRGRPVLVGGLGGRGVVAGASYEARVFGARSAMPMHQARRMVGGGAVVLPPRMSLYSVLSKRTFDALRLRMPILEQLSVDEAFGEPVELAGVGADEVRAFCEDLRALIKAETGLVASIGAGAGKQVAKIASGLAKPDGVAVIPPGMQHELLDPLPVRKLWGIGPVAEEKLKRLGIETIGGFARTPIAEVASILGTTVGPGLHRLAQGIDDRPVAERAESKQISAESTFAADIVTMAQLRAAVESSGRAAFSRLEKDGRAARTVVLKLKKSDMSILTRSVTLPFATIDRQILIATAQKQVIDPQELGPIRLVGVGFAGLSTVRQGSLFPELDQDVPGYPVETLTGALDEAELDVPVAARVPQRYWHPGLDVKHPEYGHGWVQGAGHGVVTVRFETRSSGTGIAKTFAESDEVLAVADAVDSLL
- a CDS encoding TfoX/Sxy family protein, which encodes MSTSKETVARILEQLEPLDVRARAMFGEYGLYCDEKIVGLICGDVLFVKPTEVSAEFGSEADLAPPYPGAKDYYRVTEERLQDLDHLHAFIQRTADVLPLPKKKSPKKKART